The window CCGGGGCCGCGCGTCCCCCCGGGTGTGTGTCCCCGGGGTGCGCGGGCGGGAGCAGGCGCGGGCCCGGCTGGACGCTCCTCCGCGGCGTTTGTTCCTTCGGATGCAGCCGGCGATGCGACCGCCCGGTGGCTCCGATGGGGTCGTGCGCGGAGCGGAATTGCTCCTCGCGGGTGCACGCCTGCCCGTGGCCGCCGAATTCATTGTTTCCGTGACGCTAAACAGGACAGAACACGCCCAGTGATTCCAGCAGCGAGGACGGGTTTGTTCGGGAGTCGCGGAGGCTTGCAATGCGCAAGAGCAGGCCGAGCCTTGGGTGCAACAGAGGACGCGAcgggattggggtggggggaggcaccTGGGCGGCTGGGCAGGAGGAACGTCCCTGGAGAGCAGCAGGTTCGGGGATGGACGCTCCTCAGGCCCGGGCTGCAGGGTTCAGGGTCTCCTGGGGGGCCCGACTTCCCCTGCTGGGGCCTGTCCTGGACCCGGGGGCAGCCTCCCATccagcccccctccagcccccctccagcccccctccagcaccccgccagcctcctcctccagccccccctccagccttccctccagccttcccttcagccccccctccagccccccttcagcccccctccagcccccctccagcctccttcTCCAgtcccccctccagcccccctccagccttccctccagccttcccttcagccccccctccagccccccttcagcccccctccagcccccctccagcccccctccagcccccctccagTCTCCTTCTCCAGTCCCCCCTCTAGCCCCCCTTCAGCCTTCCCTCCAGCCTTCCCTtcagcccccctccagccccccttcagcccccctccagcccccctccagcccccctccagccccccttcagcccccctccagcccccctccagccccccttcagcccccctccagcccccctccagcctccttcTCCAgtcccccctccagccccccttcagcccccctccagcccccctccagccccccttcagcccccctccagcccccctccagccccccttcagcccccctccagcccccctccagTCTCCTTCTCCAgtcccccctccagcctcccctctagtcccccctccagcctcctcctccagcccccttccagcctcccctccagccccccctccaacctcctcctccagcccccctccagcgcccctccagccccccctccagcctcccctccagccccccctgcagcccccctccAGTCCCCCCTCCAgtcccccctccagcccctcctccagcccctcctccagcccccctccagcctcccctcagACACAGGGGCCTCCGGGGCGACCCTCACCCAGGCCTCTAGGTGACAGGCGGCCTCCCGCTGCAGCTGAGCTGGGCCCAGGTGGCGCTTGGCCTCTGTCACGGAGCTGGACGTCCTCTGCTCCTGGCGGGGTGCTGACATGGGTGCAGAGTCACCGACTGCGGAGGTTTCAGACGTGCAGGAAACCTGTCCCGGCAGCGCAGACACTGTACCCCAGGCCCCAGACACCCCGGCCGCCGTCCCCTCACCTCGGCTGCCCCTTCACAGGCCGCGTCTCAGCCAAACCTGGGACGCCCTCCCCAGGATGCAGCACACAGCCCTGTGGGAGGAGATGCCACAGATGACGCATCCTAACCCGAGCACAGCTCTCACCTGTGTCCACCTGCCCACTGTCTAAAATGTCCTTACCATTCGGATCCAGTGTCCTAATTCAGGTGAGGGTTAGGCTTTAGGATTAGGGATTAGGATTAGGTTTCAGGGTTACGGTTGGGTGACAGAGGGAGGCTCGGGCTCAGGGTTTGTGCTGTGAAGGGCCCTGAATGTGTGCGTGGCCTTAGgttttctttcagatttctcCTGCTCAAGCTCCTTTCCAGGCTTCCAAATGTCACCAGTTGCTTCTGTGTTGCTCCCACACTTTGGTGCTGCTCAGGTGTCCGCAGTCCCTTGGGATTCAGATCCAGGGTTTGGGCTGGGTCAGGTCAGAACCCGatctagggttagggttaggaccCAAGAGCTGTGGGGCCCTGTCTGCAGTGTAGAGACCATCCCAGAGAGCTGACTTGAGTTCCAGGGTGAGGGTGAGGTCGAGTCTCATGGTATGTGTTCATGGGGACCCTGAACGTGTGGGTGGACTtgacttctccttcctcctgctctATCTGCCGCTAGTCCAACTGGCACCATTTCCCCCTGTGTGGCTGGCCCGGGGTTCTGCTGCTGCTCAGGTGTCCCAAATCCCTCTGTTTGGAGCCAAGCTTTGGGGCTGGGTCGTGTCAGGAGAATTATCCAGACTAAGGGTTATGGCCCAGGAGCTTGGAGGGTCCTGTTTGCCTGCAGTGTGGTGATCTCCCCAGAAGGATGAGTTGTGCTCAGGCTCAGATTTGGTGTTTTGGGGAGCACTGAATGTGGGCTTGGATCAAGAATCCTTCGAATTTTCCCATTCTGGCTATTTTCTGGTACTCCAAATGACACAATTTCCTCCTGTTTTGATGGCTGAGTCTTCATCTGTCTCTCATCTGTCCCTCATCTGTCAGGATTCTGAGCCAGGATTTGGGGCTTGCCCAGGTCAAAACGCAAACTAGGGTTAGGACCCAGGGGCTTGGAGGGTCCTATCTACCAGCATGGTGGAGACCTGCCTGAAACCTGAGTTGAGGATGAGGCTCAGGCTCAGGGTTGGTGTTGACTGGGAACCGAATGAGACGCTGGGCTCAGCGGGTCCTTCAGATGTCTTACGCTCACGCTATTTGCAGGTCTTCAAAATGGGAGCATTTCCTGCTGGGTTGCTGGATGAGCCTTCTGGTGTTGCTCAGTTGTCCCAAATCCTTCGAGGTTCGGAGCCTGGCTTTGGAGCTGAATGGGTTCAGAACCCAAcctaaggttagggttagggcacagGAGCTTGGAGGGTCCTATCTGGGTTGAGTTTTGAGGTCCACCTGGAGAGCTGATTGAGGGCAAAGGTGAGGATGAGGCTCTGGCTCAGGGTTTGTGTTCAGGGGAATGCTGAACATGGATGGGGTTGGCTCAGTAAGTTAGGGTtggtgttatggttagggttacagGATGGAGTttaggtacaggttagggttaggattactggttatagttagggttagggttgaaGTGAGGGTTAGGCTCCAAGAGGGGGCTCCCAGAGGGATAGGGGCAGGTGAGGGCCACCCGGACCACCTCAGGCGCCAGCACCCCAGGGCCCCGAACCGAGCCCTGCGGCCGCCGTGCCAGGGCCCCCATCCTCAGACCAACAGGAGGGGCCTCCGTGAGCTGTGCCAGGCTGCAGGGGACCCGCCAGGTCTGGAGACCCCCAGGAGGGCAggtcggcggggggggggggcctgacTGTGGCCCCTGGCAGGTCCCACGAGGGGAGCTGGGCCAGGACAccccgcggggccggggagcATGTGAGCTGGGGTCCTCGGGGACCCTTCTGGAATGCGCCGTGGAAGGGGGCGGCCTCCTGGGCGCCTCGGCCTCGTTCCCTTCGGGGGAGTGGGAGCCTTCCCCGCCCGGGCTCTCGTCGGTAGTGCCATCTGTCAGGGTCCAGACCCGAGCTCTAGGACGGCCGCGGTGCACGCGGgggccccgggcagccccggcCCTCGGGCACGcaggccctgcctcccctgggaggtctgcaccccgccccctgcccgtCCCGGAGGAGAGAGACCCTCCCCGGCATCTCGGGGCCGTGGAGCTGGGGCCCTAACTGTGAGTCCCGCTGGTCACCACCACTCAGGACAAGGCTGCCcgcagggcaggaggtgggggcagggacacTCACCGTGTCGTACAGTGAGTAGGCCGCCAGCACGTAAAACAGGGCTCGCTGCCTAGGAGGGGGGACAGCAGGGGGCTCTGCTCAGTCAGCCCCCGCCCAGCGAGGCCACCGAGGTGCCGAcacccgccccccaggccccgcggCCCGCAGGGCCCCTCCGCGGGGGCCGATCTCTGGGATCAGGTCTGCGCACGGGGACAGGCGGCGACCTCACACGTGCAGCGCCTCACACGTGCAGCGCGCCGGGGGTTCAGTGCACCCTGGGGTGTCCGACGCCTCCGAGCGGCTCCCACCGTGGGGTGTGCAGCTCCGGGCTCCCCCAGCGCCGCCAGcgccccctccagccctggagcgGCGCCCCTCCCGCACGCCCCCATGGGATCCAGCGCTCCCCCTGCCCCGGTCCCCGCAGCCCCTGATGCCTCTCCTCcgctgccctggcctggcctggccccgtCTCCCGGGAACACCACCAGCCCCACGTGACCCCTGCCCCGAGCCCACGCAGCCGGGGCGTCCGTGGCCCTGAGCGCACCCCCAGGTcttcccaggtgtccctgggctggACTCTGTGGGGGGCACCCCGGGCCCGCCCATCCCAGAGCATCTCGGGGCTCCAGGTCTGAGCCGCCGTGAGGAGAGCAGGGAACGTCGTGCAGGTGTGACCCCGATACAGGCTGCGAACCCCTGGGGTCACTATCTGAGCACGGGGGGGTACGGGGTGCGGCCCCCTCAGCGCTGCCAGGAGCCGCCCGATGCCCCCCGCACGGCGGCCTGAGTCTGCACCCCGGCTCCGCGGCCCCCGGGCCCGGGCTGCTGGAGGCCGGCTCCCCCCGGGCCAGGGGTCACAGGTCAGCCTGACCCGGCCGCGCTCTGAGggccgcgggggccccggggggcagcaggttccctgcagggaggagcaCCGAGTTCTCGTGGGGAGACGGTCCCAGCGGCCCGCCCGGGAAGCCCAGCCACCCATGCCTGGcgtctccccagccccacccctggcaCCCCTGCAGGTCACCCCTGGGGTCCCGGGCTCCCACACACCCCGCCCGCTGCACACACAGGTAGCTGcaccctctgctccacccacctGCAAGCCCCTGTCGGGggctccctgccttccccacctccccgcGGCCCCTGGGGACTCTGCGGGACACCCGGGCTTCTGACGGGAGCAGGCCGTCCAGAGAACCCCAAGGTGGCCGGGGAGGCTGAGCATGTCCCACAGGGGGCAGCTGCACCGCGTCctcgtgggggtggggtgggggtgggggcgggaccGATAGTGTAGGGGTGGGGGGTCTGGGGTTGTGGAGGATGGTGTGGGGGGTGATGCAGGGGGATGGCGTGGGGGCGGTGgttgaggggatggggtggggggctgcggaCACAGGGCACCCCCTTCTCTAAGGTGCACACGGAGACGTCTACAGATAAAGGCGACCCCAGTCTGGGGTTTGCTgtgacccctgcccctgcccctggggccccgTGTGCTCCGCCCAGGGCCTGCCTGGACCGGGGCGGcgtctgggggcgggggggggggggcggtcgtCATGCCGTGTGTGCTCACCAGGTGCAAATTGTCTAAAACAAAATGCCCAGAATTCAGAAGTACATAAAGCACCGAGGGTGGGTGTCACCCTGACCTGTCCGACCCTCGTCGGGTCCACGTGTCCCGGTCCAGCCGCGGCCATGCACCCTGGCCCCCAGGTCCCCTTCgtgccccccacgcccccaccccggccccctgCTCTTCACGGGGCCGCCCCTCACCCCCTTGGGGTTCAGCTCAGACGGTGACCCCTGGAGGCCCCGTCCTGGGGCCTCCCCATCCCCgagaccctgggggtgggggcacggggGTCATCCCCAGCACCCTACCACGTGGCAGTGTGTTGTTTGCTGCCGTCGCTCCCCCCGGCCTCGGAGACCCCGTGTCCCCGGCACAGAAGCCCCCGGGCCTCTCCCGGGCCGGGCCCCTGACCCCCGAACCCCGCTGGCCCAGCAGCCTCACCCGACCCCGTAGCGGTCCCAGAACATGGTGTGACTGCGGAATGTGCGGTTGACGTCCAGGTCGATCTGCACGATGTCCCGGGAGGAGACCAGGGCCGCCTCCTTCATTGCCTGCGGGGAGACCCCGGGAGGAGGAGCCGGCGTCAGGGACACAGACCCCGACCTGTCAGCAGCTGCcgtcctgggcagggagccccgggGCCACCACGAGAGTGTGTCCTGCAGGAACCTCCACCCTTCCCCTGGGAGGCCGGGGACGGCGGGAGTGCCCACCGTGCCCGCGGGGCCTGCGTGAGGGCCTGTGCCCAGCTGTCGTGGGCGGGgaggggactgagggtcagcCCTGGACAGGGAGGGGACGTGGAGGATCAGcccgggtggggaggggacacggAGGGTCAGCCCTGGGCGGGGAGGGGACCGAGGGTCCACGGGGAGTGGACGGATCGGGTCCCACCTGGTATTTCCCGGCATTCCTGGCCTTAACCTGGTCGACGTTCAGCAATCGCAGCCATACCTGTCCCCGCACCTGGGGCGGGACCCCCTTGTAGACCCGGCGTCGCAGCTGCGGGGAGGAAGGCAGTGCTGGTGAGAGGGGCCCAGGGCGGCCCCTTGGAGCCCAGGAACACGAGGCATCTAGAAGGTTCCGGCGTCGGCTCCAGGGTGTCTGCAGAGAGGCTGGGTCTCCCTGGAGCTGGCCCCGACCTGACGCTCCCCCACCGCCGTCCCgcggcctggggagggaggccctGGCTCCCAGCAGACTCTCCCCAGGCAGGGGGCTCCCCCGAGGACGGGGCAGGAGGACACTGAGGGCGGCCCCCCAGCCCCGTCAGGACGGAGAGCCCTCGGGGGCACCCAGCGCCCCACCTTCTCGCTGGGGAGGTAGTGGTCCCATCGCTTGagcatttttatccatttgtccgCGCGCCGGGTCTCCTGGCGGAGTTTCTGGAAGAGGACAGGCGGGGGCCGCAGGTGAGGCTCCCACCGCGGGAGGTGGGCGGGCGCTCGGGCCGCGTCCAGTGCCCCGTGGGACCCGGAGGAGCCAGGAAGGCACAGGGCCCCCCGCGGACCGCGGCTCCGGGTCTGGGGTGCGTTCCCGGCGGCCCGTGCAGCGCTGGGACGGGGGACTGGGGAGACGCCTGGGGATGTCCTGGGGGACGCGGTGCAGACAGCTGGCCCCAGCTCCCCCCCACGTCCTGCCCGGGGCCCAGGACGGGCTCCCGGGGGCTGGGGTCGGGCAGCTTCTTGTCCCTGGAAGGCAGGAGACGCAGAGCCTTGAGGCCCCGGCCCCACAGCCAACCCCCCCTCCTACCGTCTGCACCCAGGGGCAGCGCTCGGCAGTGCAGGTGACGGCGGCTGGACCCCcggcgcgggcgggggctgcTCCGATCAGGCCCGTGACCCGCAGTCCTGCCGCTTCAGAGCATTTCTTACGGAGCCACCTAGACAGGGCCGTGTGTGCACATCTCACCgtcctcaccctgcttgtgccgTGAGACAACCAAGTGTCTACGCGGTGACCCGGCGCTCGGCTCCCACCGACTTCCTGTCCTCATGTCGGGCGGGGGCTGCGGTGACCGGAGCCACGGCGGTGGGGTGGGCTGGGCAGCCTGCGTGGGAAGGGTGTTGGTGTGGTCAGGCCCCACGAGCAGGGCGTAGGTGTCCTCGCACACGGCGCACACTCAGCGGGCCGCCCCAGGGACCCCGGCCCTGCCTTGGGGCCCTCGTGCTGCACACGGTGGCGTGGAATTCCTGCTCACGCTGGAGACAAAGCGAGTGTGTGTATCAGAACCTGAGCTGTTGATTCACGCCTCTGAGCAACTCCTTTGACTTTTTCCCTAGATCTTCAGCAATTAAGGAGTTTTTTTCGAAGCCCAAGTACAACCACATTTTGAAGCCAGAAGACTGTCTGTCTGAACCGTGCACCATCCTGCAGCTGGACACGAGAACCGTGCAGATCGCTGACCTGGAGGTGAGAGCCCCGGAGGCTAAGTGGGCGGCGCACGGACCAGACTCTGCGAATAAACAGGTTGAGGAAACTTGCCTTTGATTTTCTGAGTCTTGTCTTTTTTATgctctgattttatatttttacattattttttcatgtacctCTTTAACACCatcagtaatttttatatttatgtttaatattttcagcATCTTGAGATTCTAATAAATTATATCTAGTTTCTTCAAGgatttcaagttaaaaattttttttctaagttgtgcTGCCGTGGATGACAAAATTCTTAATTCTTACTCTTACATTCCCCCTGTTGCCACGAGGTGGCGCGTGTGCATTCAGGAGCGGCTCATTTTCAGGGTGTGCTCAGAGGTGCAAAGCTTGGGAGCAGGTCCCTGGAACCCCCTGGAGCTCAGCCGGGAGCTAAGCTGTTGGCTCTGCACTTAGTTTCGCAGTATAGAGAGGCCCGGTTCTTTATGccaagaatgagaagaaataggATTCCACTCAAATATGGGACCAGAAAATGAGGCAAGTGAGGCCCACGTTGCTTGAAACCTTTTCTGATTATCTGCCGCATGTGAATTTGTGCTGCCAGCTTTAGTGGTTCTTTCCCGAGGAGCAGGTTTGCTGTGTTTGGCTACACTAGCAAGTTGCATCCACAGTTACTAGACTAGACGTGGGCCCGGCAGTGCAGCGGCATTgagcggggctggcggggggacAGCTGCTAGTTCCTGCCCGGAGCCCTCCCGCCTGCTGTCACGCGCTCACGGCAGCCGCGTCCCTTCCTTATCGTTGCCTGAACAGACCATGAGCGGCGAGCTGCACTTTGAGATCAGGAAGGCCGGCGCGCTGCATGGATTCACTGCCTGGTTCAGTGTCCGGTTCCAGAGCCTGGAGGAGGACGAGCCGCAGCTGGTGCTGAGCACAGGCCCGTTTCACCCGTGAGTGTGCAGCACCCGCAGGGGCTCCGCTGCCCcgggaggagcaggtgcaggtcCCCTGCCGTGAGGCCGTCGCGGAGGCAGTGGCGTGTGCGGGCGGTGGGCGGGGGACCCGGACCGTGCCCCACccccccctgccctgggctgccctgcctgccctctgaCCCCTGCATGAACGGGCGGAGCGCACTTTGCCTGCCTCAGTGGCCCTGGACACTGCTTCAGCTTTCCATGGTCTAATACAAGCACAACCCATGGAATTTTAGGGGCTTTTAACTCCCCAAGACTTTCTTGGGGAAGGTCAGTGTTTCTTgagacaaattttttttaaagattttatttgagggagagagtgggcgagagagcacatgagcagaggcgggggcaggggagggggaggcagatgccccactgagcagggagcccgatgcgggactcgatcccaggccccagggtcaTCCCTGAGCCAAGGCATATGCTCCCCGGACCGAGCCCCCAGCCACCCCCGGGACACTTCTGTGCAGTAGCATCTTGATGCTGCTCGCTGCTCCGGTGAGCCGGGCGCTGCGGTCCGCCTCGGAGCTGGACCCAGCAGCCCGGCAGCGCTGCCTTCCTGGGACCTCCGCGGGCCTGTGCGGTAGgtgcccggggccggggcgggcagCTGTGCTGCTCGGGTCAACACTGGCTGCAGCGGGGGTCCTCGGGGCCTCGCGTCTGTCTGCACCACAGGAGCCAGGCTGTTGGCCGGAGCGTCCGTGGAGGTGGCGGGGCCAGGCCTCCAGCCGCCCTTCCCAGTCCCGGCGCACAGATGCGAGCTGTCACCAGTCGAGGGCGGGAACTCAGGCCCCTGGGGTCGTGCGCCCGCACACCGTGGGATGGGGCAGGCAGGTGCCGAGCCCGGGCAGCGCTCTGGGACGCGGGGACAGGGGCCCTCACGGCGACTGGGGCCGGAGGGACGTGAGGGCTGAGCGTGACCCCGAGGCCGTGGAGCCGTGTCCTCAGGGCCTGCAGAACCCGGAGAGCGCGGAACGTGACCGTTTGTCCCAGATGTCGCACTTGCCACTCACCCTCCAGCCCGACTCCCAGGGGCAGTGACCTTCCTGCGCTGCGGAAACTAGAACTCGGCATTGGCAGCCTAGGGACCGGGCAGGGATGCGGTAGACGCCCCGTGCCAgggtgctgggccctgggagcaCCTAGAGCCGCGTGCTCGCTGGGCTGTGGCCCAGTCCCTGGCGCCCACAGAGGCCTCGCCGTGGGCCTGGTGCGTCTGCCCCGCGGGAGAGCCTGGGGGTCCGCCCCACAGAGGTGACGCGTGCCCCGTGTCTTGCAGAACCACCCACTGGAAGCAGGTGCTGTTTATGATGGACGAGCCCGTGTCCATGCTCTCGGGAGATGTGGTCACAGGCTCGGTTGTGCTGCAGAGAAACCCCGTGTGGAGGAGGCACATGTCCGTGGCGCTCAGCTGGTCCGTCACTTCCACACAAGACCCCACATCGCAGAAAGGCTCGTGCCGCAGGGCGGGTGGGCGCTGGTGCTGGGAGACGGGCGTGGCGGTCGCGGTGCCACGGCCTCGGCCTCACGCGCCTGCGCTGCTTTCTCATCCTCCTCGCGGGCAGTTGGTGCTGTTATTGGTAGAACAGGAAACGGGGGCAGGAAGGTGAGTCTGAGGGCAGGGGCCCAGCCAGGGCCACCCTTCCCGTGTCCAGGAGGCCCCGGTGGAGAGCGGGCCGGGCCGCCGTTCCCACACCTGGTGCAGGACGGAAGAGGGGACGCGACGGTTCTCCTCTGGTCTCCTACCTGCTTTGTGCTAATTTTATGTCAAAGTCTTAATGTTGGTCATTAAGAAACTTCTCCGCCTGAAGCTCTTGGGTGCGATCCTGAGTCGTCATCAGGAGGCGCTGCGTGTGAGTCACACTCAAGCGGTTTATTATGACTGATTTGCTTGGTCTGTTTCCAGGTGGGAGAGAAGGTCTTTCCCATCTGGAGGTGATGGTCGAAGCTGTGGGAAGCAGGTGCTGCAGGAACGAGCCCGGGCAGAGACGCGCTTGGATGTGAGCCTGCGTTCCTGTGGCCCGCGAGCTCCCCTGCCCGGCGGCGGGACACCCGTGTGCGTGCGCGCTCCCTTCCTCGGGCCTCCACAGGCACCGCGTGGGGCTCGGCGGGGACCCCTCACCCCTGTCACTGCCCGTGTCTGTGCTCTAGAAGTAGGCGTTGTCCCCAGGTGTCCACAGTCTGGCTCGTGGCCGAGTCGGTGGCACCGTGTCCCTAAGCTAGGTCTAGATCTCAACTAGCAGGGCACACGCGCATCACCTTGTACTCCTGTGAAAGTGGCTGTTCACGCATCATGTGTCATGGTGTCCTTGCTGCCCGGGCCCCTCCCTGTCGTGCGAAGGCGGGCGCCCCAAAGCCGTGCAGGGCCTGGAGGCGGCGATGCATGTGACGGGACTCTGCATGGATAGTACAGTCGTAGAGATGTCTTCCACGTAAATTATGTGTTGGCGCAGAGcacatactcaataaatatttttaaagaaatgagtgtTGGCGTGTTTCCGTGCGCGTGTGCTGTGTCGGCAAGCGTGGGGTCCTACCTCGTGTGCTGCTTTGTAGCCTTTCTCCCCTGGTGTGAAGGAACGTCCCTGCCTGTAGGTCCAGGTCTACGTCTTTTGGTGTGTATTGCTTTGACTTTTAGTTGACTTTACATTGCAGAATGAATGGTATATCCCCACCGCGTGAGTGACGGGCGTGCAGGTGCGCATCTCCTGGAACAAGCACTGGACCGAGACCGTCAGCCGCGAGTGGCCGCCCCAAGTGCCCGGCACGCAGTGCCTCCGAGGGTGGTGCCCCCCGTGACGCGCAGCTTCCTGGGGCCGGTGGGGCACACAGGCCGCTTCTGGAGCCCGAAGCTTGTGCCGCCCACACTCCTAGGCTGAGGCTCCCGGCGGGGGGGCCATTAGGGGCAGGTGTCTGGGAGGTGCTTAGGCCTCGAGGGGGCCCCTGGGATGGACTCGCGCCCTTCCAGGGGAGAGCCCTGCAGAAGGTGGCTGCCTGGGGACCGGGCCAGGTCTCCAGGTCCCAGGGGGGAGGCCGCCGGGCTGGGGCACGTCCAGCCCCCAGGGCCGTTAAAGCCTCCGGGCCGGTGCCATCCAGGCCCTGTCCCTCACTGAGGCATGTCCAGCCCCCGGGCCGTTGAAGCCGCCGGGCCAGTGCCATCCGGGCTGTGTCCCTCGCTGTGGGCGTCGCTCAGCTCACGGGCACCTGTGAGCCCCGACCCTGTGTTTGCCGCGGGTTCCCGCCGCGTCCTGCCCCGCCAGTGGTCAGCGGGTGGCCAGCGGGTAGCCTCCTGGGCCCGGCCCCGGCAGGTGCGGCGGGTGGTGCGTGTGGGCCCGCGCGTTCCCCTTGGGTGCACAGCTGCCGTGGGGCTCCCGGGAGCCAGGGCCCTCAGCGTCGGCGTCCTTGGCGGGGCCAGCTCGTAGCCCTTCATAGGCTTGTTCTGCGAACACCTGCTCCGTGGCTTAGTCTTCTCTCTATTTTGATAAACAGAAGTTCCTaagttttattttgtctgattCGACATTATTTTCCTTAAGGATACACTTGCTGCGTCCGGTGGAAGGAATCTGCTCTCCGTTTCCGGCTCCGTCGGTCGCCCTGGCGCACAGCTCAGCGCCCCCAGCCTCGGTTTCTCCCGGGCCATCAGGGCGGGCTCGGGATTCGCGTCCCCGGGGGTGGCTGCTCCGGCGGTGGAGTTGCAGCTTCTGTCCTCTCCTGCTGCCCGCACCCTCGCTTTCTCCTCTAGAGCTGCTGCGGCGGCAACAgcatgttttgatttattttcagtatCTCCCGGGTCCAAGTATTTCTAATTCCCATTATGAGTTCTCCTGCTGTCCCAGGGCTATTTAGAAATTGTGGCTTAATTTCCAAAGGTGGaattttctaggtattttttcttattaatctcTAGCTGAATGTCCCTGTGCTCAGAGGACGACCTGAGTGATCTCACTCCCCTGAGGTCACAAGGACTTGAATGTGCGTCATGCTGTCGGATGACGCGGAGGCCACCATGTCGCCGGGATCGGCTCGGGCAGCCGTGTTGCATGTTGCTCGCTTGGCCCCGATGCTTCGGCCACTTGTGCCTCCTCGTCCCCTCAGGCAGCCGCCACGGGAGGAAGCAGGGCCTCCGAGGACACAGCTGCACCTCGGCGGCCTCATTTGACCCATGTCCTTAGGGCCCCGATCTGCAATGCAGTCACACTGCAGGGCCCTGCTGTGACCCCCGACAGCCCCGTGCTGCGATGGAACCCCCACTGCGGAGCGGGCCTCTGGGGATGTCAGGGGTTCCTGAATGAGGCTGCAGGGCATGTCGGGGGCACCTGAATGATGGGGGGGCACAGGCATGTCAGGGGCACCTGTGGGGGCGCCTGGCACTGCTTGTGGCACAGCCCCACCCCGCGCTGCTCACAGGGCCACGAGCTTGCCAGCCCCCATCCCGGCGCCCCTTGGAGGCCTGGCAGCTGGCCTGTGCTCGGGGTGGTGTGGCTTTAGGGGTATCTgctcaccggggctgcccccgctgtgggggggtggggggagcagcccCAGGCCGACCCCTGGCCTGACCCCTCGCCCTCTGCACCCCGGAGCTGACCCCGTGGTGGACCTGGAAGCTCAGGCAAGGTCATCGTTGCAACAGGAAGACCTCGACTGACCTGCATGTCTGGTTTTTTACAAAGCGTGTTGTGCCCATGTGTGGCAGTGCCCAGGGCCCAGACTGGGTGGGGGCGACTCATGGGCGTGCAGCGcagcctgctgcccctgctgcggCGTCGGAGCCCTCGAGGGTAGGCTCCAGCCTCCGGCCTccggcctccagcctccagcctccagcctctggcctctggcctccagccacCACAGCCCGGCCAGCCCGGGTTCTGAGTGGTTCCCAGCCTTCCCCCCTGAAGCCAACACGGGGTCCGGCACGTGGCAGGCGCTGCGGGAGCCGGAGACCGAGGGGGGATGAGGCCGGTGCGTCCCGGGGAGCCTGcggggggcca of the Vulpes lagopus strain Blue_001 chromosome 5, ASM1834538v1, whole genome shotgun sequence genome contains:
- the LOC121491244 gene encoding protein arginine N-methyltransferase 2-like, with the translated sequence MSGELHFEIRKAGALHGFTAWFSVRFQSLEEDEPQLVLSTGPFHPTTHWKQVLFMMDEPVSMLSGDVVTGSVVLQRNPVWRRHMSVALSWSVTSTQDPTSQKVGEKVFPIWR